The Humulus lupulus chromosome 7, drHumLupu1.1, whole genome shotgun sequence region ttgaaacttttttgtcttttgtttcctttcgATTtttctactttaaataatttcgaGTTATTTAGAGTTTGTTTAATAAATGAAAGCATTAAAGTCCAAATATTCATTTGCAtttctaaagaaaaattaaagaataatcaaattataaataaaatattctaaagtcaatacatgcaatggaattaaaaatactaaaagaaacaaactaaaacattgttcaaacaacaataaggttttcttttaataaaatcaaaagaactttaaaataaaaggacTTCCTTCAGGCTGTGACTCATTTTCcctctcttccatggcgaagaagaagaaatcGGCCAGAAGCCTGTGACTCGCTCGGTTGCTCAGGGCTCGCCTTCAATCCAAGATGTGAATGTTTAGGAAGGTTTTGTTGTTGATAATGTGCCCGTGGACGGTGAAGATCTGACTCAGGGTTTGACCCTAAATGTTGAAGCGATGGGTTTGACGGATGGTGGAGCAAACCAGATGGATGAGCATACGGCTTCTGAAATGGAAATTCCATCTAGTTGGGCGGACAAAGTGGAGGTAGGAGACTTTCAGACTTCGGCCCAAACTCACTGGCAACAATTTAAAACGGGTAATCATTCTTTTTCTAACCAGAAACTTGAATATGCTGAACCATTGATTAAAGATGGTAAGAAGATTGCTCTAGTTGATATTGATGAAGTGAAATGCCAATCGACTAATTGGAGGTCTGCTGTCATATGTATGGTTCTTAGTTCTAATCCTCCAATGGCTGTATTTGAAGGGTTTATCAAAAGGGTTTGGGGTCATCTAGGGATTGCTTAAATAGCCAGGATGACAATGGGTCTGACTATGGTCAAGTTTAATGATGATGCTACTAGAGATCATGTTCTGGAAACTGGTGTTCTTCATTTTGATAGGAAGCCAGATATAATTCGTCCATGGACAACTGATCTAAGTGCATTTCGTATGATCCGTTCAGTGCCTCTTTGGATTAGGTTACAAGATTTAGGCCTTCAGTATTGGGGTAGTAAATGCCTTAGTGCCCTTGTGAGTACGATCGGCAAATCGATAATGGTGGATAAATTTACTCGAGAGCGTACTAAAGTTTAGTTTGTTAGGATCCTGGTGGAGATGGAAATCACAGATACTCCTCCTAGGACCATACATTATTTGAATGGACATGGTCAGATAACAGAACAAGGGGTGGACTATGAATGGTTGCCAGTTAAATGCAAATCTTGTGCAGGTTTTGGTCATTCTATGGTTGACTGCCGCAAGGAGATGAAACCTCAGGGGATTAAGAAGGATAATCCTCCTAGAAATCCTCCTGTGGAAGGGCAGGACAAGGATGAGAAATCTGTACCTGATTTGCCTATGAATTTGGCTGAAGCTCCTACTGTTGCTGAGGGCCAGATTTCTAGTGATAAGGGTTGGCAATCTCCTAAGAAAGTGGCTCCTTTGTATAACACATGGGACAACAGAGAGTAACAACAAGAGAGCCAGTAAAGTGTCTGTTGAACCAGGCCAGAATCAGACAAACCCTTTTATGGTGCTCCAAGAACAGAAAGAGAGGGAGAAAGGAGGTTTAGGTGAAGTTAGTTCGTCTTATGGATAACTGTAATATATTGAGCTGGAACTTAAGGGGGTTGAATGGTCCGAAAAAGCAGACTGTTGTGTTGGATATTTGTGGTAGGAATAAAGTGGGGGTTGGTACTCTCTTGGAAACTAAAATGAAAGGGAATAAAGTCAAGGAGTTGATGGTTAATAAATTTTTGAACTGGGATTATTATTCCAGTCCTGTTACTGAAGGTAGAATATTGATCATATGGAGGAAGATTTTTGTCAAGGTTATAGTTCTTGAGGAGATAAATCAATATGTTCACTGTTATGTTAAAATGGTTGGTCATAAAAATCCTTTTAGTGCTACATTTGTTTATGGGCTTAATACTATGGAGGAACGGAAGATCTTATGGCAAAGATTACCTAAGCTCTCTCTTCTAGCTGCTTCTTGGGTTATTTTGGGAGATTTTAATGCAATTTTTACAGCTAAGGATAGGAATGAAGGAAAGCCTGTGTCTAAAGCTGAATTATTAGATTCTTCTCAATGGCTTGCTAGGAATCAAATGGATTCGCTTAAAAGAACTGGCTCCTTCTTTACTTGGACTAATAATCAAGATGGGCCTGCTCGCATTTACTCTAAGATAGATCATGTTTTTGCTAATGAGGATTGGCTGGATTTGTTTCCTAATACAACAACAATTTTCAACTGGGAAACAGTTTCTGATCACTGTTCTTGTACAGTTTTTATTCTGGCCATGGAGAACTTGGGAGTCAAATTGTTTCGTTTTTATAATTTCTGGACTGATCATAAAGATTTTAAAGAGGTGGCCTTAGATAGCTGGAGGAAGCCGATTTAGGGGACTAGTTTGAAGGCCATTTATCTAAAGACAATGCGGGTGAAACACAAATTGAAAAGATTTAACAGGGATCATATTGGAGACATAGGAGTGCAATTTCAATAGGCTAAAGATCATTATCAGGCTGCTCTCTTCCATACTCAGCAACATCCTAGTGATCTTACTCTTCAAGATAAAGTCAAGGCTGCTGCTGATGCTTTTATAATTCAAGAGCAAATGTATCATAGTTTCTTGGCTCAAAGAAGCAAGCTTACTTGGTTAGGGAAGGGTGATACGAATACTGCATATTTCCATGCTTGTCTGAGCAAGCGTAAGGAAGAGAATAGGATAGCCTCTTATGTTACTGAACATGGTAGGGTGGTGGATAACTTTTCAGAAGTGGTCTCTCATTTTCTGAATCACTTCAGGAGTATTATGGGCAGCCCTAGTTCAGCTACTAAGAAGTTAAATATTCATTGTGTAGAGATGGGTTCCAAACTCTCAGTTAACTAGCAGCTTCTTTTGTTGAAGCCTTTTTCTCACAAGGAAACTCGAGATGATTTATTTAGTATCCCCATAATCAAATCCCCGGGTCCAGATGGGTTTGGTTCTGGTTTTTTCAAGGTGTTGTGGCTGGACTTTGGTAGTGAAATATGTAGAGTTGTAGGACAGTTTTTTGAGACAGGCAATATTCCTGAGGAGCTTCTTAATACCACACTGTCTTTGGTCCCAAAAAATGACAATCCTTCACAGGCTGTGGATTATAGGCCTATTGCTTGTTGTTCTACCATCTACAAATGTATTTCAAAGCTTCTTTCTCTCGATTGGCTAGGGTCCTTCCTTACTTAGTTCAATCAAATCAGGGGGCTTTTGTTCAAGGGAGATCAATAACTCATAATATCTTGATTTTCTAAGATCTTATCAAGAATTATGGGAGATCTTCTATCTCGCCTAGGTGTGCTATTAAAATTGACATAAGTAAAGCTTATGAAACAGTAGATTGGTGGTTTATTGAGGATCTCTTAAAGGCCTTGTGTTTCCCCGTGAGATTTATAGGTTGGATTATGACATGCTTAAAAAACACATCGTATTTCTTGCTCATGAATGGTAGGGTTCAAGGTAGTTTTAAGGGTGAGAAGGGGCTTCGTCAAGGGGATCCTATGTTGCCTCTTTTGTTTGTCCTAATCATGGAATATCTCACTAGGAGTCTTCAACTGGCAGCTCATGATTCTGCTTTCAGGTTTCACCCAATGTGTAAAAGTCTGAAACTGCTTAGTTTATGTTTTGCAGATGATCTGATTTTATTTTGTAAAGGATCCCTTGCTGCTGTTCAAGTGCTCAAGGGTGCTTTAGAGAATGTCAGTTCTACTACTGGGCTTCAAATTAATGCTAGCAAATCTCATATATACTTTGGGGGAGTTTTTGCTGCTGACAGACAGATAATGGCTGCTGAGTTACAGCTTTCCGAAGGGTCTTTTCCTCTTAAATATCTTGGTGTTCCTATGAGACCAACTAAATAGAAGCATGAAGACTGTGACATTATCATCCAAAAATTCAAAATGCGATTACATACTTGGGCTAGCAGGCACTTATCCTTTGCTAGTAGAATCCAACTTATTCATTATGTTCTCTTTGGGCTGCGAAACTACTGGATGAGCATTTTTGTTCTTTCCCAGAGTATTATTAAGGAAATTGAAAATTTTTGTCGTGGTTTTCTTTGGGGAGTTAATGGAAATAGGAGCAAGATTCATGTGGCATCTTGGTGGAAGGTCTATCTGCCTAAAGCTTATGGTGGCCTTGGGTTCAGAAAAGGTTCAGTTTGGAATCGAGCCATCTTAGCTAAGTATATCTGGTCTATTTCTGAGAAGCATGATGTGCTTTGGGTCAAATGGATTCAATATACTTGAAAGGCTCAGATTTCTGGTCTTATAGGCTGCCTCCTGAtactagctggtattggaggCTGTTATGTAATCTAAGGGCAGCTGTGATGAGATTAGAGTTGCTGGTGCTTCAGGAAAGTTTCATTCCTCAAAGCTGTATAATAGTTCTCTTTGTCAACAACAGGTTGGCTATCATCGAGCTGTTTGGTGTAGGTTGTCTATTCCTAAGCACAGATTTCTGCTATGGCAAGTTGTTAACTCTCAGCTGCTTACCTATGATAATATGCTCAGTTTTTTTTTGGCTTTTGATTCTATTATGTGTCCTGTATGTGGTAGCTCTGCTGAGAGTCATCCCCATTTGTTTTTCGATTGCTATCTTTCCAAGCAAattatagaaattattttttactGGATGGGTTTTCAAGCATGGCCTTCTGAGTATACTGGTTGGATGGTTTGGATTTCTAGCAGGAAACCAGGAATCATTTTTTCTATCATTAACTTGATTTTGGCAGCTGTTGTTTATAGTATTTGGAGGAATCGAAATAGATGTATATTTGATAAATTTTCTTGGACTGCTGCTTGTATTGCTTCTAAGATTAAGACTATGATTCAGTACAGAGTTCTCATTGTAAAAAATAGGAAATTGTCTATACAGGAATAGAGATTTATAGCTAAGATTACAATGTAATTTGGTTGAGGGGCCTTTTGTGCTGCCTTTGTTTGTACGGGTTGGAGGGGTTTGTTCCCTGTTTTTTGGGTTTGAGGGTTGTTTTTGTTGCCTGCATTTGTATGGACTTGGCTGGTTGATTAATGAAGTAtattttcttcttgataaaaaaaaggGACTTCCTTCAACGCTTTCTTGAATTAGACGCTTTCTTTCTCTTTGACTTCATGAACATCATCAACATCCTTATCTGAATCTTAAGATTCAATTATCTATAGAGAAGAATAAACATTGTTAGTGGACCCTGAGTGTAAAATTCAGGATGACATGTCTTTTTTCACTTAGTTATAAGAATGAATAAATCATATTTtcctttcttattcttcataaTTTTAGCGATTATTTCACGCTTAGCTTATAAGATTTCATTATCATAAGaccacttatcatatatgtgtCCATATATAGCATGGATGACCTCCCATATATCATATATAGATTTAAGGCTTTGTAGAGTATTTTTTATCGCTATACTTACTGATAGAAGCAAAAAATACATTGCCATATGATTTATTCTCAACCACTTGGTGTACTCAAACTGATCATTCACTGAAGCTTCTATTGGTGGTTCATGAGTTGGTGGTGTTTTAACAACTTCCATCAAATTCTCTCTTAGTAATAATATATCGATATAatgtctccaaaatactatattttcatcattaagttcaatcACTACATTGCAGTCGTTTTCAGACATTTTAACTTAGAGAAATAAAATACATTGATATtactttttgaaaaatatcaataatttggaaggtaaatatgatgcatgaatgcaatcaattaaaacacataaactaacatttactattccatgataaaactacccaacaaataaagtgtcgccttagggtcggtcaagttaaattcagatagcttataagacaatcttatcttcattatttaaaatttaaaataactctatattttctcttttaaaaataaagcatcgctggtttggtcaagatgcaattatccaccgcaaaagcttaattacatctttgtaagtgtaacccattatttcagaattcatgacttaacttagagagtgtcgccttagggtcggtcaagcctaaaatacatcactatttcctatcttcgtaagaagccaaccttagTATTAATATGTCTGGaaaccttccgtagggggacgaaaacaatgtcgcctcgaggccctattcatatctcacggtgttgtactaataatggagatcatATGTCACATtaagatgttcaccttctcccacttactattttataaataatgtgttttattaaaatacTCAATTAATACCAAATTAatcactagtttattaataaaccTATGAAtgcaattaattaaaaaatatattcaattataaAACAACATGTTTCTAcgattaatgtgatctaaataattacccattacattcatctaactttactaaaacactttttaaataaaattggttGTCTTAAAGGCCTACAAAAACTATTGCATTTGTTATGGTGTgattttaccaagttttaactaatttaatatttagtagtttttttataaaaaaaaaactcagtaGCTTACATGCAATCAGTTTctccaaaataattcatataaataattaggacaatcctaaataatcatgtttctaaaagatgcatgattaatgaaaaatgTGTGGGGTTTTATGAaggacatgtaattgactaatgcatgatcatgttttCAATCATTAATTtacataaatacaataaatgatgaaccaagtactaataagtatttctaaatttatagccctttgaaaaaatataaataaaattataaaaaagtaagttgtttgcaagactccaagaatgaTCTTCCTCTCTTTTAGACTTTCTTTATAATTCttaggaatttgttaggcccaactaactaattagaaactaactttctaactattttatttaattaaaactaacttttaattaaataaccatttttgtcatctttttaatttagttgaattttaataattaaataatcatatttaaataattatttaaaattaagatAAGATTTTAACTAAGTAATAGATATCTTATTTttccaattaaaataaaatgagataattaaacttttagattcaaacaatttaaaattaattaaataaaagataattcaCACAAAAATATGATCTAGCTTTGGGCACCATGTGTGGTACCCTAGGGTTACGGTTGGTGGCACATGGGAGCCTCAAAAAGCTTGGGTGGCTCGCGGCTAGGAAGTTGGGCAGTGGCATGGCTGGGAATGCAGACACGCAAGTGCAGGCACACAGGCGAGGGGTGCTGGCAGCAGGCGCATGGGCGCGGGTAGCAGGAGCAGGGGCGTAGACCC contains the following coding sequences:
- the LOC133791942 gene encoding uncharacterized protein LOC133791942, with translation MDNCNILSWNLRGLNGPKKQTVVLDICGRNKVGVGTLLETKMKGNKVKELMVNKFLNWDYYSSPVTEGRILIIWRKIFVKVIVLEEINQYVHCYVKMVGHKNPFSATFVYGLNTMEERKILWQRLPKLSLLAASWVILGDFNAIFTAKDRNEGKPVSKAELLDSSQWLARNQMDSLKRTGSFFTWTNNQDGPARIYSKIDHVFANEDWLDLFPNTTTIFNWETVSDHCSCTVFILAMENLGVKLFRFYNFWTDHKDFKEAKDHYQAALFHTQQHPSDLTLQDKVKAAADAFIIQEQMYHSFLAQRSKLTWLGKGDTNTAYFHACLSKRKEENRIASYVTEHGRVVDNFSEVPFSHKETRDDLFSIPIIKSPGPDGFGSGFFKVLWLDFGSEICRVVGQFFETGNIPEELLNTTLSLVPKNDNPSQAVDYRPIACCSTIYKYDLILFCKGSLAAVQVLKGALENVSSTTGLQINASKSHIYFGGVFAADRQIMAAELQLSEGSFPLKYLGVPMRPTK